The following is a genomic window from Pseudomonadota bacterium.
TGCCAACATCGAGTGCTCGCCTGAAAATCTGGCCCAATTTGCCTTAATGGGAGAAGTCTTTGCTCGTTACGTCTTCAAGCAGAAATCTCCCTCCATTGGGCTGTTAAACGTAGGGTCTGAAGATCTAAAGGGAAATGCCACTATCCAAACAACCCACCGCTTTTTGCAACAATCAAGTTGGATAGAAAACTTCTATGGCTTTGTTGAAGGTAATGACATTTTAAAAGGTACTGTAGATGTTGTTATCACAGATGGCTTCACCGGAAATGTGGCGCTTAAAACCGCCGAAGGTGCTTTCAAATTGATACAATCCCGGCTTAGAAAAAGTTTTCAAAGCTCAGTGATCAATAAGCTTGGGTACTGGTTTGCTCGCCCTGCCCTAACTCAATTTCAAATTAGTATGGACCCCCGTAGGCTTAATGGTGCTCCCTTTTTGGGGCTTAATGGTATCTCGGTTAAAAGTCACGGCGGCACCGATGCAATTGGATTTTCTAGTGCCCTTGCAGTAGCCATTGATATGGTCGTCCAAAATATCAATAACCATATTCGGGAGGGCTTATCCAACTCGGAGGTCATCGAAGATTCCCAGACTAAAGATTCTAAGACCCCTCCCACACCACCACCCCTTACGCTTGCACGGCGTATTGTACCCCCAAATTCACAACCCGCTCATGGGGCTACCTAATGAATAAGTGCTCTTCTGTTATCGTGGGCTTTGGTCATTACTTGCCCGAACGTGTTGTTCCCAACCAGGAATTTGAAGAGTTTTTAGACACAAATCACCAGTGGATTGTCGAACGCACAGGGATCCATAAGCGGCATTTTGCAGCTCCCGGTGAATTGACGTCCGACCTAGCCACAAAGGCAGCACGCTCTGCCCTGATGCAAGCTAATCTACAAGCTGATGATATTGATTTGATTGTAGTGGCCACCTGCACCCCTGATGAAACCCTTCCGCCAACGGCGACCAAAGTGCAAGCAAACCTAGGTAATACCAGTGGATTCGCCTTTGATGTTAACGGAGTCTGTTCTGGATTCTTAACCGCTCTTGCAACCGCAAACAATTTCTTGTGTCAGAACCAGGCGCAAACAGCACTTGTTATCGGCGCTGAAACATTTTCGCGTATTCTTGACATGACAGACCGTAGCACTTGCATCCTTTTTGGTGATGGTGCTGGTGCAATTGTTTTACAGGCTGTGCCTGAAACTTCTCGTGGTGTCTTGAAAGTTACACTTCAATCCGATGGATCATACCACGACATTCTTTATACCGATGGTGGTCCTTCATCAACCGGAACATCTGGAAAAATTCGCATGGTGGGACGCGAAGTCTATAGGCATGCTGTCGGTAAGCAAACCGAATCTGCCCTTAAAATCTTAAAAGACCTTAACCTTACTACAAAAGACATTGACTGGCTTGTGCCGCATCAAGCCAACATTC
Proteins encoded in this region:
- the plsX gene encoding phosphate acyltransferase PlsX yields the protein MSITIAVDTMGGDGAPGMVLAGVALAQKKFPDVHFLLFGDREKLKPLIQKHELTPENLTLCHADQVITNDMKPSSALRNARSSSMRLAIEAVSKGKASAVVSAGNTGAYMALSKIILKTLNGIDRPAIAKPMPTLKGQTLLLDLGANIECSPENLAQFALMGEVFARYVFKQKSPSIGLLNVGSEDLKGNATIQTTHRFLQQSSWIENFYGFVEGNDILKGTVDVVITDGFTGNVALKTAEGAFKLIQSRLRKSFQSSVINKLGYWFARPALTQFQISMDPRRLNGAPFLGLNGISVKSHGGTDAIGFSSALAVAIDMVVQNINNHIREGLSNSEVIEDSQTKDSKTPPTPPPLTLARRIVPPNSQPAHGAT
- a CDS encoding beta-ketoacyl-ACP synthase III, translating into MNKCSSVIVGFGHYLPERVVPNQEFEEFLDTNHQWIVERTGIHKRHFAAPGELTSDLATKAARSALMQANLQADDIDLIVVATCTPDETLPPTATKVQANLGNTSGFAFDVNGVCSGFLTALATANNFLCQNQAQTALVIGAETFSRILDMTDRSTCILFGDGAGAIVLQAVPETSRGVLKVTLQSDGSYHDILYTDGGPSSTGTSGKIRMVGREVYRHAVGKQTESALKILKDLNLTTKDIDWLVPHQANIRIIQSVGQRLGLPEHKIVTTVGQQANTSAATIPLALSQAANENCFKEGDLILHAAAGAGLMWGSALVRW